The Alligator mississippiensis isolate rAllMis1 chromosome 3, rAllMis1, whole genome shotgun sequence DNA window GAAACAAGTATTCATGTTTTTCTGCTAGAACAAACACATGCCCTTTACATGTTCACATACCTGTCTGATGAAATGCTCCTTCTTAACATGCCCAGAGATATATTTGATGGAATCAGTAGCCTTTTCCAAAAAAGCAATCACAATTTTTTCTCCATCCTTTATTTGTTTGTGCTTGTGTTTTCCTGAGAACTTTGATTTTAGCACTGGGGCAGTTCCTGTAGCATCAGAGAGGGAATAGCGGTCTACATGTCCCTTCATGCACAACAGCCTAGGCAGTTTCTGAAGAAAGAGTCTCTTAACCCAGGGAGCCATTGGATGGTACGTTGCTGAGGACCGGTGGTGCACATTAATAACAAAAACCGTCACAATAATGGAAAGGGTTACAAAAATCATAATGAATAATAGATATTCACCAATCAGAGGGATAACTTTGGAAGAAGACGGGATTATTTCTTCAATCACTAAAAGAAAAACAGTAAGCGAGACTAAAACCGATGTAGATAATGAAAGTTTTTCTCCTTCATCAGAAGGTAAATAAAACACTAGCACAGTTAGAAAAGATAATCCAAGGCATGGGACAATTAGGAAAAGAGTATAAAACAGGGGGAGGCGTCTTAAAACAAAGGAATAAGCAATGAATGGATAAGAATATAACCCGTCCTTCCTGTTGCCTTTCATGCCTTTCGCATTTAGGATTTCCCACTCTCCGTTATCAAAGAAGTCTTTCCTGTCTACATTTTCATCTACTAGGATCAAGTCCACCATGCTGCCATCATATGTCCAAGATCCAAATTTCATGGAGCAATTCTGTCTATCAAATGGGAAAAATGTA harbors:
- the CHRNB3 gene encoding neuronal acetylcholine receptor subunit beta-3; amino-acid sequence: MLVLAFMPLILCLSKSALASFGSIAENEDALLRHLFQGYQKSVRPVENSNDTIKVLFGLKISQLVDVDEKNQLMTTNVWLKQEWVDHKLCWNPQDYGGITAIRVPSESLWLPDIVLFENADGRFEGSLMTKVIVKFNGVVTWTPPASYKSSCTMDVTFFPFDRQNCSMKFGSWTYDGSMVDLILVDENVDRKDFFDNGEWEILNAKGMKGNRKDGLYSYPFIAYSFVLRRLPLFYTLFLIVPCLGLSFLTVLVFYLPSDEGEKLSLSTSVLVSLTVFLLVIEEIIPSSSKVIPLIGEYLLFIMIFVTLSIIVTVFVINVHHRSSATYHPMAPWVKRLFLQKLPRLLCMKGHVDRYSLSDATGTAPVLKSKFSGKHKHKQIKDGEKIVIAFLEKATDSIKYISGHVKKEHFIRQVVQDWKFVAQVLDRIFLWLFLVVSVTGSVLIFTPALWMWLNSSL